The following coding sequences lie in one Pelobacter seleniigenes DSM 18267 genomic window:
- a CDS encoding choice-of-anchor N protein — protein sequence MRNKDMLNIIVILFFLLMAPLSAWATPILQVGVPTGSGGYVVNTSSSSNPTETDTALTSGNQIVAAGQYQDGSVVNLGGAYLTGPDWSSFGFADVFNGHGAVLLVSVADGLGANAFASLTINGNNAFAWDANNSYFNNSHDPLKALTSDFLFFDIGTFANNSAEVPNFQDPGAALKDGEVKSLTLAGMGDLSWIHFDLMALETAYGNGQNKTSLFTNDLFSPNSKDVTWKAPAPVPEPSTLILLGCGIAGLALYRKRAK from the coding sequence ATGAGAAATAAAGATATGCTAAATATAATCGTTATTCTATTTTTTCTCCTGATGGCCCCACTCTCCGCATGGGCAACCCCGATTCTTCAGGTCGGTGTGCCGACGGGTTCCGGCGGCTATGTCGTCAATACGTCCTCATCATCAAACCCGACCGAAACAGATACTGCGCTCACCAGCGGCAATCAGATTGTTGCGGCGGGGCAGTATCAGGACGGTTCGGTCGTGAACCTGGGTGGTGCTTATCTGACCGGGCCGGACTGGTCGTCGTTCGGATTTGCCGATGTGTTCAATGGGCATGGCGCAGTTTTGCTGGTTTCGGTGGCTGACGGACTGGGTGCCAACGCTTTTGCGAGTTTGACCATCAATGGCAATAATGCTTTCGCTTGGGACGCCAATAATAGCTATTTCAACAACAGCCATGATCCGTTGAAAGCGTTGACCTCAGATTTCCTGTTTTTCGATATCGGAACTTTTGCCAACAACAGCGCTGAGGTGCCAAACTTTCAAGATCCCGGTGCCGCATTAAAGGATGGCGAAGTCAAAAGCCTTACCCTGGCCGGAATGGGTGATCTCAGTTGGATTCACTTTGATCTGATGGCCTTGGAAACAGCGTATGGGAACGGGCAAAACAAAACCAGCCTGTTTACCAACGATCTGTTCAGCCCGAATTCCAAAGATGTGACCTGGAAAGCCCCGGCCCCTGTTCCCGAGCCGTCGACACTCATTTTGCTGGGGTGTGGCATTGCCGGGCTGGCCTTATACCGGAAGAGAGCTAAATGA